In one window of Legionella fallonii LLAP-10 DNA:
- the pheS gene encoding phenylalanine--tRNA ligase subunit alpha: MQDIITIQEQASDAINKAQDIATLESIRVDFLGKKGKLTEILKGLAGLSAEEKPKVGQLVNQAKRDIGALIETKLQELKEQQLLAKLSAEKIDVTLPGRNKLSGSLHPVTQVKHRINEYFSRLGFDIVDGPEIETEFYNFEALNIPGHHPARAMHDTFYFGDGRLLRTHTSPVQVRTMEQRKPPFRLIAPGRVYRCDSDLTHTPMFHQVEGLLIDQQATLAGLKGLLQDFFAHFFGRELALRFRPSYFPFTEPSAEVDIECTQCYGKGCRSCKYTGWLEVLGCGMVHPNVLRAVNISPDEYQGWAFGMGMDRLAMLYYGIDDLRMMFENDLTFLSQF, from the coding sequence ATGCAAGATATCATCACCATACAAGAACAGGCTTCTGATGCAATTAATAAAGCTCAAGATATTGCAACTTTAGAATCAATTCGTGTTGACTTTCTAGGTAAAAAAGGAAAGCTCACAGAGATTTTAAAGGGGCTTGCAGGTTTATCTGCTGAAGAAAAGCCTAAAGTAGGGCAGTTAGTTAATCAGGCAAAACGTGACATTGGTGCCTTAATTGAAACGAAGCTGCAGGAATTAAAAGAACAACAATTGTTGGCAAAACTATCAGCAGAAAAAATTGATGTCACTCTTCCTGGTCGCAATAAATTATCTGGCTCATTACATCCAGTCACTCAGGTGAAACATCGCATTAATGAATATTTCAGTCGTTTGGGTTTTGATATAGTTGATGGACCTGAAATCGAAACTGAATTTTATAATTTTGAAGCATTAAATATTCCAGGCCATCATCCTGCTCGAGCAATGCATGATACTTTTTATTTTGGTGATGGACGTTTATTGCGCACGCATACTTCTCCTGTGCAAGTACGTACTATGGAGCAACGTAAACCACCTTTTCGGTTAATTGCTCCTGGTCGCGTTTATCGATGTGATTCCGATCTGACCCATACTCCAATGTTCCACCAGGTAGAAGGCTTATTAATCGATCAACAAGCAACTTTAGCTGGATTAAAGGGGCTACTCCAAGATTTTTTTGCCCATTTCTTTGGACGTGAGCTTGCGCTTAGATTTAGACCATCGTATTTCCCTTTTACTGAACCCTCAGCAGAAGTCGATATTGAGTGTACTCAATGTTATGGAAAAGGGTGTCGCTCTTGTAAGTATACAGGCTGGCTTGAGGTATTAGGTTGCGGTATGGTACATCCTAATGTGTTGCGAGCGGTCAACATTTCTCCTGATGAATATCAAGGCTGGGCCTTTGGGATGGGGATGGATAGATTAGCCATGTTATATTATGGGATAGATGATTTACGCATGATGTTTGAAAACGATCTAACCTTTTTAAGCCAGTTTTAA
- the pheT gene encoding phenylalanine--tRNA ligase subunit beta: protein MKVSKLWLHEWVNFSLTEQELAAQLTMAGLEVDSVSPVAGEFTQVVVAEVLSTKPHPDADKLTLCDVNAGADQVLKVVCGARNVRPGLKVALAMVGAQLPGGLKIKESKLRGELSQGMLCSVTELGLAEQSDGIMELADDAPVGMSLREYLSLDDHVLDIDLTPNRADCFSVLGVARELSVLNKLPLIEPSIDTVTPSVDDVLAINLKNAEACPRYCGRIIRNINSEATTPLWMAERLRRGGIRTLHPVVDVMNYVMLELGQPMHAFDLSQLKGGINVRFSNESEHLELLDGQEITLSDKVLVIADDEKPLAMAGIMGGADSAVQAHTQNVFLESAYFHPVTIAGVARKYGLFSDSSQRFERGVDPYLQTRALERATSLILSISGGEAGPVIESCSTEYLPVKNAFSFDTAKVQKITGLSISLEEMKSLLEGIGVTLLQDMNGIFDVKIPTHRFDIQQDVDLVEEIIRLYGYDNLKAQPMNTLVQAGQSSSNERIAQQLATWFRSRGYNETISYSFVDPELQQAIYPQQEFMQLLNPISSELSQMRVGMWPGLLASMIYNIHRQQNAIKFFEVGVVFDVNQGQLQERACVAGLLVGEQGNANWSETTRYFDFFDLKGDLQALFASLKIEQAEFIPATHDALHPGQSAQIIVHGQHAGWIGVLHPKLMDALDLQHDVILFEINLAVLINSSAPRYKTISKYPQIRRDLSFLVDKQINAMEIETAIRASIKENWLKSFDVFDVYMGKGIPDGKKSLAVAMTLQDDSRTLVDAEINSLISAIIKTLQNEFSIILRE, encoded by the coding sequence ATGAAAGTAAGTAAATTATGGTTACATGAATGGGTTAATTTCTCATTAACTGAGCAGGAGTTAGCCGCTCAATTGACTATGGCAGGTCTAGAGGTAGACTCTGTAAGTCCTGTAGCTGGAGAATTTACTCAGGTGGTTGTTGCTGAAGTACTCAGTACTAAACCTCATCCAGATGCTGATAAATTGACATTATGTGATGTTAACGCCGGAGCAGATCAGGTATTAAAAGTCGTTTGTGGTGCCAGAAACGTAAGACCGGGCCTAAAGGTCGCCTTGGCAATGGTCGGCGCACAATTACCTGGTGGCCTCAAAATTAAAGAATCTAAGTTACGCGGAGAGTTGTCTCAAGGGATGTTGTGTTCCGTTACCGAGTTAGGTCTTGCTGAACAGTCTGATGGCATCATGGAGTTAGCGGATGATGCTCCAGTAGGTATGAGTTTACGTGAATATCTCTCTCTAGACGATCATGTATTGGACATCGATTTAACCCCTAACCGTGCTGATTGTTTTAGCGTTTTGGGTGTTGCTCGCGAACTATCTGTATTAAATAAATTGCCTTTAATTGAACCGTCTATTGATACTGTTACCCCATCAGTAGATGATGTACTTGCTATTAATTTAAAAAATGCTGAAGCTTGCCCTCGTTATTGTGGGCGGATTATTCGTAATATTAACTCAGAGGCAACGACTCCTTTATGGATGGCTGAACGGTTACGCCGAGGTGGCATTAGGACACTTCATCCTGTTGTTGATGTGATGAATTATGTGATGCTTGAGCTAGGCCAGCCCATGCACGCATTTGACTTGTCTCAGCTGAAAGGAGGAATAAATGTTCGTTTTAGTAACGAATCGGAACATTTAGAACTTTTAGATGGGCAGGAAATTACGTTAAGTGATAAAGTATTGGTCATTGCTGATGACGAGAAGCCTTTAGCAATGGCAGGTATTATGGGGGGAGCTGACAGTGCAGTTCAAGCACACACGCAAAATGTATTTTTAGAAAGTGCTTATTTTCATCCAGTAACCATAGCCGGTGTTGCTAGGAAGTATGGTTTATTTAGCGATTCCTCTCAACGTTTTGAGCGTGGTGTTGATCCATACTTGCAAACAAGGGCGCTTGAACGAGCAACATCATTGATCTTATCTATCTCTGGTGGTGAAGCTGGCCCGGTGATTGAGTCTTGTAGTACAGAGTATTTGCCTGTAAAAAATGCATTTTCATTTGATACCGCTAAAGTGCAGAAAATAACTGGACTTTCTATTTCTCTAGAAGAAATGAAGAGCTTGTTAGAGGGGATAGGTGTTACCCTTCTTCAGGATATGAACGGTATTTTTGATGTGAAAATTCCTACGCATCGATTTGATATTCAGCAAGATGTTGATTTGGTTGAGGAAATCATTAGACTTTATGGTTACGACAATTTAAAGGCTCAGCCTATGAACACGTTGGTTCAGGCGGGACAGTCAAGTTCTAATGAGCGAATTGCGCAACAACTTGCAACCTGGTTTCGTAGCCGCGGCTACAATGAAACCATCAGTTATAGTTTCGTGGATCCGGAATTACAACAAGCCATTTATCCGCAGCAAGAGTTTATGCAATTGCTTAATCCTATTTCATCAGAGTTATCGCAAATGCGTGTTGGGATGTGGCCTGGATTACTTGCTTCTATGATTTATAATATTCATAGACAGCAGAATGCGATTAAATTTTTTGAGGTAGGTGTCGTCTTTGATGTCAATCAAGGACAATTGCAGGAAAGAGCTTGTGTTGCTGGTTTATTGGTGGGCGAACAAGGAAATGCAAACTGGAGCGAAACGACGCGCTATTTTGATTTTTTTGATCTAAAAGGAGACCTGCAGGCATTATTCGCATCATTAAAAATAGAGCAAGCTGAGTTTATCCCTGCTACTCATGATGCATTGCATCCTGGCCAATCAGCACAAATAATTGTTCATGGCCAACATGCCGGATGGATAGGTGTACTCCACCCCAAATTAATGGATGCGCTCGATCTTCAGCATGATGTTATATTATTTGAAATCAATTTAGCCGTTTTAATTAATTCCAGCGCGCCGCGCTATAAAACTATTTCAAAGTACCCTCAAATTAGAAGGGACTTATCCTTTTTAGTTGATAAACAGATTAATGCCATGGAAATTGAAACGGCTATTAGAGCAAGTATCAAAGAAAATTGGTTAAAGTCTTTTGACGTATTTGACGTATACATGGGGAAAGGTATTCCTGATGGTAAAAAAAGCTTAGCCGTAGCGATGACATTGCAAGATGATAGTAGGACTTTAGTTGACGCAGAGATCAACTCGTTAATTAGTGCTATAATCAAGACATTACAAAATGAATTTTCAATCATACTGAGGGAATAA
- a CDS encoding integration host factor subunit alpha, with translation MNALSKAIMAENLCDELELSKPVSKEIVENFFEELRHALESGQHVKLSGFGNFTLRDKPQRPGRNPKTGEEIPVVARRVVTFKPGLKLKTKIEAIGK, from the coding sequence GTGAATGCACTAAGCAAAGCTATAATGGCAGAAAACTTGTGTGACGAATTAGAGTTATCTAAACCAGTATCTAAGGAAATAGTAGAAAATTTTTTTGAAGAGTTGCGGCATGCCTTAGAAAGTGGCCAACATGTCAAACTATCCGGATTTGGGAATTTCACCTTAAGGGATAAGCCTCAGCGCCCAGGTAGAAACCCTAAAACCGGAGAAGAGATTCCTGTGGTGGCTCGGAGAGTGGTGACCTTTAAACCGGGTTTGAAGTTAAAAACAAAAATTGAAGCAATAGGAAAATAA
- a CDS encoding (2Fe-2S) ferredoxin domain-containing protein, which produces MTYYTKHVFLCTNQKPAGKQCCANSGGEPFFDYLKTRLLELDMHGPGKIRISKTGCLGRCASGPCLVIYPEGVWYSYASFSDIDQIIESHLIAGKVAEQLLIDQ; this is translated from the coding sequence TTGACTTATTATACAAAACACGTATTCTTATGTACAAATCAGAAACCTGCTGGTAAGCAATGCTGTGCTAATTCCGGAGGGGAACCTTTTTTCGATTATTTGAAAACCAGGTTACTGGAATTAGATATGCATGGTCCGGGAAAGATTCGCATTAGTAAAACGGGATGTCTTGGGCGTTGTGCCTCCGGTCCATGTTTAGTGATTTATCCTGAAGGCGTATGGTATAGCTACGCATCATTTAGCGATATCGATCAAATTATTGAGAGCCATTTAATTGCCGGAAAAGTTGCAGAGCAGCTTTTGATTGATCAATGA
- the rplM gene encoding 50S ribosomal protein L13, with the protein MKTFSAKGHEVKRDWFVVDASDKVLGRLATEIARRLRGKHKAEYTPHVDTGDYIIVTNAEKVTVTGRKFNNKMYHRHTGHPGGIKSVTFEKMQDKNPAKIIELAVKGMLPKNPLGREMYRKLKVYAGNEHPHTAQQPKQLEIEE; encoded by the coding sequence ATGAAGACATTTAGTGCCAAAGGCCATGAAGTCAAACGTGACTGGTTTGTGGTCGATGCCAGCGATAAGGTTTTGGGTCGCTTAGCGACTGAGATTGCCCGTCGTTTACGTGGCAAACATAAAGCTGAGTATACGCCCCATGTTGATACCGGGGATTACATCATTGTTACTAATGCGGAAAAAGTTACTGTAACTGGCCGTAAATTTAATAACAAAATGTATCATCGTCATACAGGTCATCCTGGTGGTATCAAATCAGTCACTTTCGAAAAAATGCAGGATAAAAATCCTGCGAAAATTATCGAACTTGCTGTAAAAGGCATGTTACCAAAAAATCCATTGGGTAGAGAGATGTATCGTAAGTTGAAGGTATATGCTGGTAACGAGCATCCACATACTGCTCAGCAACCCAAGCAACTAGAGATTGAGGAATAG